The Dethiosulfovibrio peptidovorans genome contains the following window.
CCTCCTCAAGTATTTCCTCAGATTCGGTACTCACTCTTGGCATAAGGGCCAGGGCTTTTTCGAGAACCAAACGGGCCGCCTGCACCAAAAAATTGGCAACGACGTCGATAGGGAATTCTCCCCTCCGAGCATGGTACTCACCGTACACTCGAACGACGTGGGCTACGCTGACTCTTGACGCCTCAATCTCCCGGCTCTCCAGCATATGACATAGGAGGTCCAGAGGCCCGGAAAACCCCTCTATGTCGATCTGGATCGCTCGAGTATCCCTCGGAATCAACCTACCGTGGAGACCGGTTTCGGTGGAAGACCTATGGCACTCCACACGGCGTCCATGGTCTCTCTGGCGACGGTTCGAGCCTTCCGGGCGCCTTCCCAGAGAAGCTCGTCCAAGGTCTCTTGATGAGCTTCGTACCATGTCCGCCGCTCCCAGATTGGGATCATCGTAGCCACCACGTGTTCTTTCAAGGCCTTCTTACACTGGACGCAGCCAATAGAGCCAGCTCGGCAGCACGTGGCCAGTTCCTCTTTTTGTTCATCGTCGTCATTGAAGACTTTGTGAATGTCCCAGACCGGACACTTCGTCGGCTCTCCCGGGTCGGTTTTTCTCTGCCTAGCCGGATCGGTCATCATAGTACGGAGCTTGTCCCACATCTCTTTCTCCGTATCGGCAATGTTAATGCTATTGCCGTAGGACTTACTCATCTTCCGCCCATCAGTCCCCGGAACTTTAGGGGTTGGGGTGAGTAGAATATCGGGTTCAGGGAACACTTCATTATAAAAGTTGTTGAAGCGCCGAGCGATCTCCCGGGTAATCTCAAGGTGGGCCGTTTGGTCCTCCCCCACAGGGACTACCGACGACCGATAGAGCAGGATATCAGCCGCCATGAGCACTGGATATCCTAAAAAGCCAAAAGTACTCAGGTCTTTATTCTGAATATTTACAATCTGTTCTTTATATGTAGGGTTCCTCTGAAGCCAGCCCAAAGGGGTTATCATCCCCAGAGCCAAAGCCAGTTCGGCGTGTTCCGGCACGTGGGATTGAACGAAGATCGTTGACTTTTCGGGATCAAGCCCCACAGCCAACCAGTCGAGAAAGACCTCCCTACAATTACCCAAGATCACCGAGCTATCGGCATAATCGGACATCATAGCATGCCAATCCACAATGCCGTAGAAACAGCTGTACTGCTCATCGTCCTGGAGTTTGATCCAGTTTGTTAAAGCCCCCGCCATATGACCGAGATGCAGCTTCCCCGTGGGGCGCATTCCGCTGAATGTCCTCAAACCCATAAAGACAGCACAACCCCTTCCTTCCCGTCCCCCCTCAGAGGACACATCCACCCATATCCGGCTTTTCCAGAAGGATCACATCCAATCCCGTCGCCTGTCGAACACAACCCCTTAGAGAGTCCATAGACGCCCATTCCATCTCTCCATGATCTACGACTATGACCGCCAGCCCTGACAGAACCGCATCCTGGAGATCATGGTACTTCATGTCCGCCGTCACGTACAGATCCGCTCCAGTGTTCAGAGCCTCTCTCCAGAGCTCTCCCCCCGATCCACCGCATAGAGCCATGGACGAAACCGAACGAGAGGCTCCGTACACCCGCGCCCACGTCAGACCCCATCGATCTTTGAGCATCTCAGCAACGGCGAGAGGCGACGATGACTGAAAAGAGACGACGGCTCCTGTGCCCCAGCCCTTCCCCAACAACAGCGGACGAGGAGAATTTTGAGTACAGGCCTGAACCAGAGACACGTTGGTTCCGACCGGGGAGTTATCCCAGCTTGTATGACAAGAGACCGCCGTCATTCCTCGCTCCACAAGTTCATACAAGGCCGCTGCGGTGGGAAGTTCGGGATCCAAAAACCGCAGTGGAGAAAAGATAAGAGGGTGATGAGTCAACAGACAGTCACATCCTTGATCTGCAGCCTGGCGGACTGCCTCCACCGTCGGATCCAGGGCCACTGCAACCCGGTGGATCTCTCCAGAACGGGAACGAACGCTTACCCCTCCGTTATCCCAGTCCTCAGCCCAGTCCAACGAAGCGAAGGGTTCCAGAGACAGAAGAAAATCACGGATCTGCACGGACATCTCCCCCTTCTCGATATAACACGGTTCCCTTAAGAAAAAAGCCGCTCCCGAAGGAACGGCTTGAGGTCGTGGTGGGCCCACCAGGACTTGAACCTGGAACCTTCCGGTTATGAGCCGGTGGCTCTGACCAGTTGAGCTATAGGCCCAAAGAGAAATTTATTATACTCGCTCACCCTGCCTTCTTCAAGAGAGGGCTCACCTTTCAATCTATGCTCAAAACAAGGGACCTTAGCTTATTCCACGGTCCTTATCGATGATACGTTCATCGGAACATCTCTGAACCAACGCCCCGTTCGGTGCATTTGTCCCTACCGACAGAGACATGTATACAAGGGATCCTCTCACAAAGAAGCATTCTATACCAGCGTCGTGTCATCGTCAATGTCGTTGCAAACGTTCACGACATCCATACCCGGGGACCTTGGCCTGAGATGTCCAAACGAAGCAAGGCCGAGTAGTTCTTTACAGCCTTCGTTGGGGGATCCAGAGCTACGAGGAACACTCCTATCCCCACCAGTTCGGCCTTAAACTCGTGGACCATAAGAGACATACCCGAGGCAGTGCCCCCTCCTCTCATGAAATCGTCGATGACCAGAACCCGACACCCTTGACCCAAGACCTTTGTGCCCATGTACATGGCCCGAACATCGCCGGTCTGGGTAGCAAAATGGACACAGACCGCTGGCCCGTCGCTAGCTCGATTTCTAAAACGGCAGACAGCTAAAGGAACCCCCAGAGCCTGAGCCGCAAATATACCTAAAGGGATTCCTTTCACCTCGCTGGTCACCACGACGTCGGGGTGAGTCCCGTAGAAGTCTGATGCCAGAATAAGCCCTAATGTACGAGCATATTCCGGGTTAAACAGAATGTCACTGTAATAAATGAGACCACTGGGAAGAAGACGGATGTCCTTGGAGAGTTCCCGTGCCAAGCCATCCAAAAAGTCCTCCCGTCTCTCAGGAGAAACCGCAGGGACAAAGGCAGCACCGCCAGCTCGTCCCCGATCAACCCGAATACGCCCCAATCCCTCAGAGACGATCGAGTCCTCTATGATCGAGATATCCTCGCTGACTACCGTTTTTGACACGGTAAAGTCATCAGCCAAAGCTGTCACAGAAAAGGGATGCGCCGGATTACTCAGGAAACGAGCGGTCATCTTCAACAATCGACTAATACGTTGTCCCTTCATAGCATCCCCTCACTCCATGACCAAGAGCCTTTCAACCCCGTTCAATCTATGAAGAGGAAGCAACTGTTCCTTGGAGAAGCTTCCTTGAGAATAGAGACCAAATACAGCACTCCCACTCCCACTCAATCCCCAGGCAAGGGCCCCCGATGCCTCAAGTCCGGAAAAGAGCTCGTGGTAACCGCTGTGAATCTGGGAAAGAGGGGGAAGAAAATCGTTGGGGAGCAAGCCCACCGGCTCGTTCTTTCTAAGTCTTTCTACAACTGAGTAAGCCTCCGTCTCAGCCTCTGTTTGAGAGAGAGCCCAACATGAACCGTAGTATTTGTCCAAAAGAGCGTAGGCTCGATACGTCTTAGAACGCCACCGGGGAACGAGCAGTAAACACGAGAAGGCCAAGGGAGGCATAGGGCATACGTCCTCTCCAATACCTGAGATCAAGGCCAAATCGTGATCGCCAGCCAGAAAAGGGAGGTCCGCCCCGACCTCCGTCAAGTGCTTCGGACAAACCGGGCAATCATAGCATAATTGAGCCCATCGAAACAGCGCAGCTCCATTACCTGAACCACAACCCAGGCCGGTTCCAGGAGGGACGTTCTTGGTAAGGACTATCTTGAGGGGAGGAACAGGCACACCTCGAGCTCGCAAGAGTTCCAGAACTTTCCAGACGATGTTTCGACCTCGAATCCGAATATTACAAGAGACCTCCCGATCCACGCTGCCCGGAGGGAGAGTGCCTATGCTCATGGACTCGATTCTAGGAAGACGGCAAAAAACCGAGACTACACTATGGTATCCGTCCTGACGACGGCCAACGACACGAAGGGTGAGGTTGATCTTGCCGCAACTGGGTACGACGATATTCATGGTTTACGAAAGGTTATAGAAGACTCCAAGGCTCAGAGGAAGTCGTCCGAGACGGCGTTATCGTTCACTAATTGAATCGAGACCTCTTTGGTCAGCAATTCAGCATAGCTAAAGGAGACCTTGCTATGCTGGGACTCGACGTACAGGGTGAACAACCGGGGATACGTCTCAAGGATCACCCCTCGACGTTCCTCGGTCTTTCGACGGCCTTTCGTTGCCCGATACCGGACGGTATTGCCCTTGTGGCGAGCGACTTTCTGGCGGATACTCTGGATAGACGGGGGCATTCGAGTCCTCCTTTTTCATTTATGCATGCAAGACTATAATACCTCATTGAGCAAAAAAATTCAAGTTTTTTAACCATGAATGTCATTGCTCAGTGCAGATATTCAACACGTCCGTTACACAGAGAAGGCAAAAACACCTCGTTTCTGACGTTGGGTCGAGACAGAATCGAATTCCTGAGAAAACAAAATGGCGAACCTGAACATTCTCTCTCCTGCTGAGGGAGGGGGTGAATAAATCATTCAGTAAAGCTCCCCATTCTTAAACATGGACAGCGTTATAATGAATTTTATATTTTAGTAGTTTTCTCAGAGAATAGAGACTCGGGAGGAATGTACCATAGAAGCTTCGCATAGAGGACACGACATTTCGGATAGAGTCTGGAAGTTACTGGAACATCATCTGCCCGGCAGAAAGGGACCGTTGTGAGGCAAGGCTCGAGATACCCGTCTTTTTATTAACATGGTTTTCTGGATTCTCCGTACTGGCGCCTCGTGGCGAGACCTCCCTTCCAACTATGAGGACTGTACCCATCGCCGCTTCTGCCGCTAAAAGCTCGTTGTCGATCCTGATTTTGAATGGCTCATGATTGATGCCTCTCACAGAAAAGTGCATCCGCACGCATCGGGAGCAAGAGGTGGCAATCAGGCGATGAGCCGTTGGACGTGGATGCGCAGAGAAACCGTAAGGAGCGGCATGAGTATAAGAAGCATCTCTACGAATTTCGTCATCTGAATAGAGAACGCTTTTTTGCATTTGAAACGTTGGCGCGGTATAGCTACGAGATACGCAAAGAATGCGCATCTTTTGTAGCTGCGGTGCAAATTCGTTGTTTGGCCCTGTAGGCAAATATCTCGTGACGACACTATCTAAGAGCTCTCTCCAAAGCTAAAATATTGGGCGAACATAAGCTTCTGCGGCAACGGGAACGGTACAGGGACCGCTCTTGAAGCATTGTCCATGATAGCGATGGCACCCTTGTCTGCTACAAGGGGTTCTGGAGCATAAAAATAAGTACAGATCCGTTTCCCTGTTGACGGGAAAGCTACAATAAGACATGCCTATTCCGCATGAGGAGACGGTTATACGTTTTCACTGTTCTGCTTTGTCACGTTATCTCAAAGCAGCAACTCTGACTTTGCCCCAAATACAGCACAAAACCCCGTCGTTGACGGGGTTTTGTCATGTCTTGTCAATATCAGAGATAGGGTTAAATATTGAAATGGCGGAGAGGGTGGGATTCGAACCCACGGTACCTTACGGCACACCTGCTCTCCAAGCAAGCACCTTCGACCACTCGGACACCCCTCCATATCAACGCAAGAGATTCTAGCACGTTTTATGCTCTCGTGCAAGAACTTACTCTCCTTCTCCCATGACAACATCGCGCCATTCGGAAGCGTTAAGCGAACAGGCTCGTCCCCGTCCTCGTCTTTTAGCTTCGTACAGCCCGTCATCTGCAACTTTGATCAGGTTCTCGACACTCGCCAGCTCCCTGTTCAGAGAAGCATTCATGAATGCCAGCCCACAAGACAGAGTCACGACGACTGGTATTCCGTTGAAATCAAACGGTTCTTTTCCCAAAAGATCATAGAATCGCGTAATTAGTTTAGTTGTCAGAAGCTCATCGCATTTTGGAAGGATAAAGAGAAATTCGTCGCCACCGTATCGACCGATGTGCCCAAAACCGCCCAAAAGTTTCTCAAAGAGGTTCCCCAATTTTTGCAGGACAAAATCTCCAGCTTGATGACCGTAGGTGTCGTTGATCATCTTGAAATGATCCACATCACAAATACCGACAACCAGAGGATTGCCTTTCGAACGACATAACCTCAAAGTTCGATCCAAAGAGACTAGAATCGAACTACGGTTCAATATTCCCGTGAGAGAATCAATCCTTGACAACCGGGCGATATCCTCTTTTTGTCGCAAGACTTTACGATACGCATCTAACAACCGAAGCCCCACTCGAATACGAGCCTTCAATTCCTCCGAGTGAAAGGGTTTTGCGACAAAATCGTCAGCCCCAGAGCACAGACCGTGGACCAGGGCCTCCTCACCTTTCATGGAAGTTGTCATAAAAATATAACAGTACCAAAGATCTTCTCTATCAGAGTGTTTTCGAACCTCAGCACAGATCT
Protein-coding sequences here:
- a CDS encoding 4-diphosphocytidyl-2C-methyl-D-erythritol kinase, whose amino-acid sequence is MNIVVPSCGKINLTLRVVGRRQDGYHSVVSVFCRLPRIESMSIGTLPPGSVDREVSCNIRIRGRNIVWKVLELLRARGVPVPPLKIVLTKNVPPGTGLGCGSGNGAALFRWAQLCYDCPVCPKHLTEVGADLPFLAGDHDLALISGIGEDVCPMPPLAFSCLLLVPRWRSKTYRAYALLDKYYGSCWALSQTEAETEAYSVVERLRKNEPVGLLPNDFLPPLSQIHSGYHELFSGLEASGALAWGLSGSGSAVFGLYSQGSFSKEQLLPLHRLNGVERLLVME
- the trpS gene encoding tryptophan--tRNA ligase; protein product: MGLRTFSGMRPTGKLHLGHMAGALTNWIKLQDDEQYSCFYGIVDWHAMMSDYADSSVILGNCREVFLDWLAVGLDPEKSTIFVQSHVPEHAELALALGMITPLGWLQRNPTYKEQIVNIQNKDLSTFGFLGYPVLMAADILLYRSSVVPVGEDQTAHLEITREIARRFNNFYNEVFPEPDILLTPTPKVPGTDGRKMSKSYGNSINIADTEKEMWDKLRTMMTDPARQRKTDPGEPTKCPVWDIHKVFNDDDEQKEELATCCRAGSIGCVQCKKALKEHVVATMIPIWERRTWYEAHQETLDELLWEGARKARTVARETMDAVWSAIGLPPKPVSTVG
- a CDS encoding pur operon repressor is translated as MKGQRISRLLKMTARFLSNPAHPFSVTALADDFTVSKTVVSEDISIIEDSIVSEGLGRIRVDRGRAGGAAFVPAVSPERREDFLDGLARELSKDIRLLPSGLIYYSDILFNPEYARTLGLILASDFYGTHPDVVVTSEVKGIPLGIFAAQALGVPLAVCRFRNRASDGPAVCVHFATQTGDVRAMYMGTKVLGQGCRVLVIDDFMRGGGTASGMSLMVHEFKAELVGIGVFLVALDPPTKAVKNYSALLRLDISGQGPRVWMS